TAGGGTAAGCGCACCACTGGATGTGTGCGTCGAAGCAGTGAGACTGACAAGTAGGCAAATCCGCTTGTCGTAAGGTTGAGCTGTGACCGCGAGTGAACTAAAGTAGCGAAGTTCCCGATCCTACACTGCCAAGAAAAGCCTCTAGCGAGGAAACTGGTGCCCGTACCGCAAACCGACACAGGTAGGCGGGAAGAGAATTCTAAGACGCGCGGGAGAACTCTCGTTAAGGAACTCGGCAAAATGACTCCGTAACTTCGGGAGAAGGAGTGCTTCTGCGGGTGAATAGCCTGCGGAAGCCGCAGTGAACAGGCCCAAACGACTGTTTATCAAAAACACAGGTCTCTGCGAAGCCGCAAGGCGAAGTATAGGGGCTGACACCTGCCCGGTGCTGGAAGGTTAAGAGGAGGGGTTATCCCTTACGGGAGAAGCTCTGAATTGAAGCCCCAGTAAACGGCGGCCGTAACTATAACGGTCCTAAGGTAGCGAAATTCCTTGTCGGGTAAGTTCCGACCCGCACGAAAGGTGCAACGATTTGGGCACTGTCTCAACGAGAGACCCGGTGAAATTATATTACCTGTGAAGATGCAGGTTACCCGCGACAGGACGGAAAGACCCCATGGAGCTTTACTGTAGCTTGATATTGGATTTTGGTACAGCTTGTACAGGATAGGTAGGAGCCTTGGAAGCCGGAGCGCCAGCTTCGGTGGAGGCATTGGTGGGATACTACCCTGGCTGTACTGGAATTCTAACCTCGAACCGTGATCCGGTTCAGGGACAGTGTCAGGTGGGCAGTTTGACTGGGGCGGTCGCCTCCTAAAAGGTAACGGAGGCGCCCAAAGGTTCCCTCAGAATGGTTGGAAATCATTCGTAGAGTGCAAAGGCATAAGGGAGCTTGACTGCGAGACCTACAAGTCGAGCAGGGACGAAAGTCGGGCTTAGTGATCCGGCGGCACCGTATGGAAGGGCCGTCGCTCAACGGATAAAAGCTACCCTGGGGATAACAGGCTAATCTCCCCCAAGAGTCCACATCGACGGGGAGGTTTGGCACCTCGATGTCGGCTCGTCGCATCCTGGGGCTGAAGTAGGTCCCAAGGGTTGGGCTGTTCGCCCATTAAAGCGGCACGCGAGCTGGGTTCAGAACGTCGTGAGACAGTTCGGTCCCTATCCGTCGCGGGCGCAGGAAATTTGAGAGGAGCTGTCCTTAGTACGAGAGGACCGGGATGGACACACCGCTGGTGTACCAGTTGTTCCGCCAGGAGCATGGCTGGGTAGCTACGTGTGGCAGGGATAAGTGCTGAAAGCATCTAAGCATGAAGCCCCCCTCAAGATGAGATTTCCCATCACATTATGTGAGTAAGATCCCTCAGAGAAGATGAGGTTGATAGGTCTCGGGTGGACGCATGGTAACATGTGGAGCTGAGAGATACTAATCGATCGAGGGCTTAACCAAATGCAAGACGTCTTTTATCTAAGACATGATGTCATCATCAGACCCGTTATCCAGTTTTGAAAGGTCGATAAGACCTTCATATGTTCAGTGACAATCGCGGAGAGGTCACACCCGTTCCCATGCCGAACACGGTAGTTAAGCTCTCCAGCGCCGATGATAGTTGGGGGCTCTCCCCCTGTGAAAGTAGGACGTCGCTGAGCGACTAAAGACATTCTCTTATGAGGGTGTCTTTTTTGTATGTATGGAGTCATGCGCTGAGACGAGGGTTTGGAAGACCAAGCAGGTCGAGGAAGCAAGGGAGGGAAGCGCGGAGTGCCCTGTAGGCATGAGCACTGGACGAGCGAAGGTAACGAAGAGAGCCGGTCAGCCAATCCCGTAGTGCGCAGAAAAGGAGTGCCTAGTGCGACTAAACAGGTTGAGTAACAGTTAAAAAAGCATCGTTAACGCGGAGGAATGTTCTCATACTTTCTTTGAAAGGGCTCTCTTTTCTAGATCGCTACCAACACACTGTCATGTTAGAACAAGAAGCGTTATCACTCAGTTCAGAAACGGCCTTTACATTTAATGGGCATCAGTCCAAACCGTCGGCAATATATGTGAAGACTAAATATCAGTCGTACTACGGGTTAAGATCACCATTAAAAACCATACGTGTTAGAAAAAAGTATACTAAAGAGGTTTTGGAAACTTTAGCAAAACAGCACTGATTAAGTTTGACCTCTTTAATTAAAACACTAAATTGAGAGAGGAGAGGGCAAAAAAGTAACATAGATAATTAGTAAAGAAACATAAAGCTAAGCTTTAATCAGTGGGAGTTTTCCTTCATCCCCCACTGATTGTTCGTTTAACTTATGGGACCTTTAGGGGCCGTTTATCCCCTACCTAACACGTTTCGATCTTCTTAAGTTTTGAGGTGAGGGTGCTACTGCCCCTTAAGAGTGGATAAATTTTCACTTTTTTGGTTAATTATTTCTAAATTCATCTCCAATAAAAACTTCAACAAGTATAAATGAAGTATAGAGTTTTTCTAAAAGTCACATAGATAACCCCTCCGAATATTATTTTATTGAAATAATATTCGGAGGGGTTACTCAGAGATGAAAAGTGTCATAAAAGGAAAATAACGTAAAAATTTACTTGACAGGGAAAAAGAACTGATTAATGAGCCAAGGACTTTTTGATTGAGATACTTCTAGCCATTTTGTAATGATAGGGAGATCATTGGAAGAGAAAGAATAAATAAGGTCTCCCCACCATTCTATCTCATAACGGCATATCATACTTAGTTGATAAAGTAACATGTAATGAATGAGCAGTTCAGGTGTATGAGGCGCGTCGTCTGGATGAAGAGGCAGATAAACTGTACCACTCATACTTTCTCGAAAAAGGCACGATTGGAATAGAGCCCTAGGTGGTATTTTAATATGAATACTTTCAATGTTATCTTGAACAATAATATATGAACTGGTTAAATCGTTTACGAGGCGAATCCATCTTTGCAACTCATGTCTTTTAAAATTTAAGTGCGATTTTTTAAGTGAGTAATTGTCTTGGTCAGCATGAGCATTTAATGGTACAAGCCCCATTTCATTAAATAGTGAAGATAAAATCGGCTGCATTTCTGGGATGTTGAATAGCAGGTGTCTCATTTTTATCTTTTCACCAGTGACCTGCTTTATGTTAAATAGCTTTGATGATAAATAAGGGAATAAGCCTTCTTTTTGATACCTAACTTCATCTGCAAGAAATTGATAACCTTGCTTTTTACGCTTTCTTGCAGAAAGGCCATGAGCTAATACTTGAGTCGTGGCCGGATAATCAGGGTCAATAGTTAATAACGCTGCTTTTAACCAATTAGATAAGCCATAAAATAGGAGCATCGGTTTAATGGAAAGGGGAGCCTGCTTACCTTGATGAAAATAATGGGAACCAAGCTCAATGTAATAAACGAATGCGTAACAGCACTTATAGGCCTTTTCTTCAGGGTGAGTAAAAAAAGGTTTATAGTGATTAGTCAGGTAATTTTTTGCAAAATCTGCAGATTGAAATAACGTCATAAATGTTGATTGTCTCACCATAAATAGCTCCTTTTCAAGTCAATGTCGTTATGCATTAAAAAGACTGAATATTTAAACTGTAATCCTTGTCTTGACAGTAGTTTATCCTATTGTTAATCTACTAATAATATTTTGGCCAATTTGTGAAAGGGGAATGAAGGCATGTGGGAGAAGAAGTTTGAGAAAGAGGGTTTAACGTTTGATGATGTATTGTTAACACCGGCTAAATCAGAGGTTTTACCTAGAGATGTGTCCGTAAAAACAAAGTTGTCGGATAAGCTTCAGCTAAACATCCCAGTGGTTAGCGCAGGAATGGATACAGTGACGGAAGCAGGAATGGCGATTGCTATGGCTCGTGAAGGTGGACTAGGAATCATTCATAAAAATATGTCAATCGAAGAGCAAGCTGAACAAGTTGATCGAGTAAAACGATCTGAGAGTGGTGTTATTACGAACCCTTTCCATTTAACAGAAGACCATCAAGTGTTTGATGCTGAGCATTTAATGGGTAAGTATCGCATTTCTGGTGTACCTATTGCTGATGAAAATGAGAAATTAGTCGGTATTATTACGAATCGTGATCTCCGATTTATTGAGGATTACTCCATTCCTATAAAGGACGTCATGACCAGTGAAGGGCTTGTCACCGCTTCTGTGGGAACGACTCTTGAGGAAGCACAGAAGGTGTTGCAAAAGCATCGAATTGAAAAGCTTCCACTAGTAGATAATCAAGGTAAGTTGAAAGGCCTTATTACAATTAAAGATATCGAAAAAGCAATTGAATTCCCTAATTCAGCCAAAGATCAACAAGGACGTTTAATAGTAGGAGCTGCAGTAGGAGTAGGTGGAGATTCCGATGCTCGTATTAAAGCACTTGTTGAAGCAGAAATTGATGTATTAGTTATTGATACAGCTCATGGTCATTCACAAGGTGTTATTGATAAAGTCAGAAGTGTCAGAAAGGCCTATCCAGAGCTTGATATTGTAGCTGGAAATGTGGCGACAGCCGAGGCTACAAGGGATTTAATCGAAGCTGGTGCTAATATCGTTAAAGTAGGGATTGGGCCAGGGTCTATTTGTACGACTCGTGTAGTAGCAGGAATTGGTGTTCCACAAGTAACCGCTATATATGATTGTGCTAGCGAAGCTCGGAAACAGGGTGTGCCAATCATTGCGGATGGTGGAATTAAGTACTCTGGTGAAATAACCAAGGCATTAGCTGCTGGTGGTCACGCAGTCATGTTAGGGAGCTTGCTTGCTGGTGTTGCTGAAAGTCCTGGTGAGACAGAAATTTTCCAAGGAAGGCAGTTTAAAGTTTATCGAGGTATGGGTTCGCTAGGAGCTATGGAAAAAGGAAGTAAGGATAGATATTTCCAAGAAAATGAGCAGAAACTGGTCCCTGAAGGAATAGAAGGACGTACGCCATATAAAGGGCCATTAGCGGATACTATTCATCAACTTGTAGGTGGACTACGAGCAGGCATGGGGTATTGTGGAACAGCGACAATTAAATCCCTGCAAGAAAATACCCATTTTATTAAAATTACAAACGCAGGACTCCGTGAAAGTCACCCACATGATGTGCAAATTACAAAAGAATCACCAAACTATTCAGGGTAAGTGAAAATAAACTAATAGATAGGGGTCTCCCTATCTATTTTTTTAGTGAGGAATATGGTAAAATGACGTTTGTTCACTATTGGGATAAAAAAATCAAAAGCCATCACGGTAAGGTGATTTATATAGATATTAGATCGTAAGAAGAGGTGGAAAAAGTGGTGAGAAAATTAAGTTTTTGGTTGTTAATTGTAGTAGTTACGATTTCCAGTATGATTTCTGTTGCTGGAACAGCTGCCGCCTCTTATGATGCGGGTGTTGACACGGTCATACTCGTAGATGCGGATAGCGGGAAAATTTTATATCAAAAAAATGCAGATCAGGCTTTACCGCCAGCAAGCATGACAAAAATGATGAGTGAGTATATCATTTTAGAAGCGATTAATAATGAGGAAATTGCTTGGGATGATAATGTTCCCATTAGTGAGTATTTAGCAGAATTGTCTCATGACAGAGGGTTATCGAATGTCCCGATGAGAATTGATGAAGAATATACTGTAAAAGAACTATATGAAGCTGTAGCAATATATTCTGCGAATGGTGCCACCATGGCTCTAGCAGAGCTTATTGCAGGCTCTGAAGGTGCATT
The Salipaludibacillus sp. LMS25 DNA segment above includes these coding regions:
- the guaB gene encoding IMP dehydrogenase encodes the protein MWEKKFEKEGLTFDDVLLTPAKSEVLPRDVSVKTKLSDKLQLNIPVVSAGMDTVTEAGMAIAMAREGGLGIIHKNMSIEEQAEQVDRVKRSESGVITNPFHLTEDHQVFDAEHLMGKYRISGVPIADENEKLVGIITNRDLRFIEDYSIPIKDVMTSEGLVTASVGTTLEEAQKVLQKHRIEKLPLVDNQGKLKGLITIKDIEKAIEFPNSAKDQQGRLIVGAAVGVGGDSDARIKALVEAEIDVLVIDTAHGHSQGVIDKVRSVRKAYPELDIVAGNVATAEATRDLIEAGANIVKVGIGPGSICTTRVVAGIGVPQVTAIYDCASEARKQGVPIIADGGIKYSGEITKALAAGGHAVMLGSLLAGVAESPGETEIFQGRQFKVYRGMGSLGAMEKGSKDRYFQENEQKLVPEGIEGRTPYKGPLADTIHQLVGGLRAGMGYCGTATIKSLQENTHFIKITNAGLRESHPHDVQITKESPNYSG
- a CDS encoding YaaC family protein, which translates into the protein MVRQSTFMTLFQSADFAKNYLTNHYKPFFTHPEEKAYKCCYAFVYYIELGSHYFHQGKQAPLSIKPMLLFYGLSNWLKAALLTIDPDYPATTQVLAHGLSARKRKKQGYQFLADEVRYQKEGLFPYLSSKLFNIKQVTGEKIKMRHLLFNIPEMQPILSSLFNEMGLVPLNAHADQDNYSLKKSHLNFKRHELQRWIRLVNDLTSSYIIVQDNIESIHIKIPPRALFQSCLFRESMSGTVYLPLHPDDAPHTPELLIHYMLLYQLSMICRYEIEWWGDLIYSFSSNDLPIITKWLEVSQSKSPWLINQFFFPVK